The following nucleotide sequence is from Salvia miltiorrhiza cultivar Shanhuang (shh) chromosome 7, IMPLAD_Smil_shh, whole genome shotgun sequence.
gtgggagtaaaaaaaaaaatttattggcttggggtgggtggtgggggggtgggggggtaggggaagtaaaaaaaaaaaaaaattggcttaggggtgggtggggttgggggtctgggggggtagacaaggcaggggaagtaaaaaaaaaaaaaaaatttggcttgggggtgggtggtgggagggtgggtggggtcggggggtagacaaggcaggggaagtaaaaaaaaaaaattggcttgtgggtgggtggtggggggggtggtGGGGTCGGGGtctggggtctggggggtagacaaggcaggggaagtaaaaaaaaaaattttttttggcttgggggggtgggtgggtgggtggggtcgggggtctgggggtagacaagcaggggaagtaaaaaaaaaaatttttttttggcttggggtgggtggtggggggggggggtgggggtgggtgggtgggtgggggatgggtggggtctgggggtagacaagcaggggaagtaaatttttttttttttttttttggcttggcgggtgtgggggtgggtgggtggggggtgggtggggtcgggggtctagagggtagacaaggcatgggttaatccctaaatctggatccgggtcaaaggaagttgttggatctattgGGTTAAAGGGTAGATTAGGTAGAACAcataaaaaatggccaaatattgatattttaaatttgggtaaatatcatgaaaacccttgaactatacccactttatcaaaaataccctaaaacttTCGAAATATTCTCTAaatcctcaaactatcaggtttttatcaaatatatcctgcatttatttttcggttaccaaaaacgtgatgtggttcgccggatgccacaatgtaatttatattctattttttttaaatgatatggaaaaaacgacttcgtttcgtaccatattctacagtgtttatccctaattctaggttattagcgtgaatttcaaacacaataggagtgaattttaaatttcatagtggatttttttaaaatgatatggtacgaaacaacgtcgtttttgccattgcatttaaaaaaaatataatataaattacattgtggcatccggcgagccacatcacgttttgtgtgaccgaaaaataaatgtgggatatatttgataaaaacctgatagtttgagggtttagagaacattttgaaagtttcagggtatttttgataaagcgggtatacttcaggggtttttatgatatttaccctttaaattttgtggacaaaatttaagtttcaatcaccaatagggccatccggccctattgtttcttgtatttttatatattaaagtcataataaatttttaataataataataataaatttaacttgATCCAATTCTCATATTGTTTTACAAATGAAAAGTATATAAGTACTGTTacggtagagagagagagagagttggaaTGATGGGGCGAACTCTCAAGAGCGCGATTCGTtgttgtaaacacaaatttttgtatttcaatttgataaaatacaaaacgcgttacaaagataatttgatagatttgaagatagatttatgcgggttgcaatctctagttaatcctctgattcttctcttccatttgattcttgaacaagctcgaagattattgaaatacttgatttgatgacgtcaatccaagggacttaagtcatgattttggattgaacgttgaacttgatttgatttgagaacattcttagaatttgtaagaatgccttgaagcttttgaacttgatttctttggatacttgaagatcacttcaaagattcgcaggaatacttgaacatttgaagaaatactcgaagatttgaagatacttgaatacttgaagattttgaaggatacttgaagatttgaatgctcaaatacttgaagattcgaaggatacttgaagatttgaatactcaaacgattgaagatttgaaggagacttgaacgttagatagaattcttcaagatacttgaatacttgaactctccaattcctcgcctcttctacttgtgatactagagagaattcttatGCTCTTCAATCTTCCGTTCCTTCACGTTGTaataatgagcaccccaacacctctatttatagattttagagatgggcttcgtgggctttatgggctttgggccttcatgcatgggccttagggctttaggtgtccataagcccattaattcatttatattaaatattaattatatatctatttaatttaggaataaaatcccatttaataaaatagaaaatataattgaatatttaattcatgaatttacacgtggcacgatttaattcgacgacaaatttaattgtctacagtTGTGTACAGACGGCGGCCGAGTGCCCTCGCCTCACCAAACTCTCACTTCACGCTCCTAAATCagtaaggattttttttttgtttattattttatatttcctGCTAGTTCTTGTCGATACACATTTAATCACTTAAGTGTCTTGTTAATTTGTCGTTGATTGCCTGATTTTGCTTTGTTTtgttattcatttatttattttgaaacttTATTGTGTGTAAATGGATGTGTGATGAGGAAGTTGAATCCTTATCCAGTAGTAGAATTGTTTCATCATTTTAGCCAGGGGCGGGGCTAACCTACGGAAGGCCCGGTGCGAAATTTAAAACCAGGCCCTTTTTATAGCTAaaaatgtattaaaaatatatataaaatatatatattaccgagcgatagttttttttattattattattttatcacaCAATAAGCATGTAAAAACTAAAACATTTACTTGAGAAGTGTTGCTCTCCTtgtaaattttgaaacaaaatcacTAATAACACTTTGATCATCAATTTCACACGCCACTTAATGAAGGAAAAGAGccacaaaacaataaaaatataaaattataactaaacaaaatcactaataacactttcatcatcaatttcacacaccacttaatgaaggaaaagggcccaaagcaataaaaatgtaaaattgtaACTCTCAAGAATCGAACCTACATCATATAACTTGAAGAGAGCATCTTTCCACTGAACTATTTAATAAAGTTATTCATTTATCAATtatttaagtatatataaatatatagaccTATATATAATCGGGGGCCCTCAATTTTTCGGGGCCCTGTGCGGTCGCCCACCCCGCACACCCTCAGAACCGCCACTGATTTTAGCATAATTGAAGTAGCTATAGGTGTTGCCTCAATGACTTTGAGCCAAATCGAAGGAGCAAGAAGCACAGATTTTGGACATTCTTGAAACTCATCCACGTTCTTTTACTCGATCTATGTTGAAAAGTGTTCTATACTCTATAGGATGGTTTGTTAACTAAGGAAATGAATCCCTACTTTTTACTTGCGATACCAGTTACATTTCTCGTGGTTGAAGTTACCGGTACTTTTTATCGTTCGCGGTTGCTTCGTTGAAGAAAAGCATGATGCGTGATTCCGATTCATGGtggtaataaattaataatgcaTAGCACCACTAGCTAGAAGTAATAAGCATGTTAGGAGTTGGATACTTCAATTATCAGCTTGAGAAGATGTGTTCTGAGATTATCTTGCTTGCAGATTCTGCAGCTTGTGTGGATTCATTAAGCATATGCTACTTTTTTTGTAATATTGTAAGAACTTCTGGTGTACAAATCATATGATATTATGAACATCTCAAATACTGACAATTTTTTGTAGTTTTCATATATCAGTTTCATTAAATGAAATCATAAGTGAAGAATACAGCTCAAGTCATAGTTCTTGTGTAGACTATAATGGCTTCAATTTTTACTGTGTCATGTAAATATTCTTATCATATTTTTGCTTTGTTGTATGAACATTCTCCCAGGTGGAGGTGGAATTTGATAACGGCAGTGCATATAATCTGTCAGCTGAATACTTGCGAGTATATAGCCCTGCAGTTGACAGTAAGATCAGATCAGTTGGAGGAGAAAAGGTAACTAAAATTCATACAGCATTCTTCTCAGCATCCATTATAGCAAATGATACAACAATACGAAGACTCATATGATGGTTAAATGACTTGGGAGTGGAAGGGTCAAAAATTTGTTTGTATATTAACTTTGGATGtggtgaaaaaataatcatagctGCATGAAATTGGAACCTTTTGACCCTCTGCTTATTTTTCCCTTTCCATAGTAACTTGAGCATTGATCAGGTTATAGCTGGGAGGCGTGATGTTGGGATCATGTCTGCAGAACCTGTGGGAAACTATGGAGTGAGGTACTATAATTCAATTGATCTTAAGAGAAGCCATTTACAAGAAGTGTTCCTTATGATATACTCATGGCAGTGTTGTCTGTCTGTGATTGATGTAGATTACTTTTCGATGACTTGCATAAAACAGGGATCTTCACATGggattatttttattatcttggTAGCAACAAGTTTTCGCTCATGAGAAACTACATCGGAACGCTAAAGAAACACGGTCTTAGTCGTGACCCAAGAACAAGGAAGTGAATTTTGTAGCCTTTCAAGGTATCAGTTTGAATGCTGATAAGGACACAAATCTTGCATGATTTTGTAAATCTACTTTGACATTGTATAGTTCACATGACGCATAAATGAACCACATgttcttttaaaaaattgattgattcattcattcatttgcAGAACTACTTTATGCTGATTGGTTTTGTTTTGAGGAAGCCAGATGAATTGAAATATTGTCTTACTGAAAAAAGGAACTCATCCACTTCTTACTTGTTTTTCCTCAATCCAGTTCATTACATGCATCTTCATCACTAAGGATCTTGATTATTGCACTCTTTGAGTTGAATTTGGAGTATCTTTAGATTGTTATATGCTGGAAAATTTTGAAGGAGAAGATCGACTGAGGCCCTTCAAAGATATGATGTTCGTTCTTTTCTATTATCATGACGAATTGTCCAAATCAATATTCAAGATGCTGAGTTTCAGAGTTTTTGATCTGCTGGAGGtgaagactttttttttttttacattttagatTTCATCAATGTGGACGGTCTCAATTAATTTATGGAAGTATCCTTTGAGGATCCAGGTAATCACTTCATATAAATGCGCCTTGTATAGTTTGATTTTAAATGTTGGGGAATCCAAATTCATTATTTTTGAATAACACGTCATATTAATGCCACAATTTTAAGGCAATGCAGCTAATGAGATtttacaatttatttatttgtttcaatttcgtattaattaattacacaGATAATATCAATATTTATCAATATCAATATGGTCAATAtcatatgtatatttttataaggTTAAGTTATGCAAAATAACTCAAACTATCGACTATTCGACTTACTCAAAAAATATCTTATACCATACTTTGTTAAGCATATCTTAAATGAAAACGATAATTATGTTGATCATGCAAAAGTCTCACTGTTGCTGTTCGACTTCTTTTTCATCTCTTATAAATGCCACATCAATGATTTTTGCACAATTAATAGAAATTAACGATTTTgtattaataaaaatagatgAGTGTTAGACTAagataaaaatttaaaagtgcGAATTTTATTGAAATATTATTCAGAGTAATAATGAATATATTTTGAGATAAGTCTGATGCTCTGAATTGTTTTGAACAATTTAGATTTAGTTTcttaagaacttataagttgtaaaaGTGTtttgataattgagcttatGAGCTAGAAAGAGAATTTTTAAGTTAAAGAgataaaattagaatgatatatgatgaaaataaaaaagcatagttgaattatttttataaaataagtgttgattataagataatgagaaaataagttggggtagaagaacttatttttttagggGGCTTATAAGCTATTAGATCTTATTTTCACACCTTATGATCTATTTGAGAGCTTATTttataagcttctaaacagcttataagcagtggcggagccaggaattaagttgggagggggctgaatagagaattttttttgggacattttgtatatttaagacattattttattaaacgacaagcataatagtaataataaagaacaacattttcatagattatataatttaaatatataacaaattagtttcaatacattacaatttttttggaacattctgtatttttaaagcattttttattaaaagacgagcataatagtaattataaagaacaacattttcatatactatataatttcaatatattacaaattaatttcaatacattacaaactttattttttgtcatttcgtacattttagacatttttttattaatagacaagcataataacaataataacgaacaatattttcataaattatatgtTTTCAATAAGTTACAAGTTAGAATCAATAATagtaaaagacaagcataatagtcataataataaataatattttatagattatataattttaaataacacaattatccttaaattaattataaatggaaaaatataacaagctaatcaacttttgtaaaataaatttcttttataatataaacatatatctatatataattaaaaaagaaaaacttcAAAATTTGAGAGGGGCTTCAGCCCTCCCCCAGCCCCCTGGCTACGTCCCTGCTTGTAagctattttaaagagcttatgcACCAAACACGCTCTTCgtcttcttaaaataaaatacgagaAGATCATGTTTAGTTTGAATTATTTACATGGTCACAAAAAACTgcgaaaataaaattaactagtTAGATGTAGGACTAATATCtatgaattcatcaaattttGATAGTGCAtgtaaactttaaaatttgatgTGATCGGTTGGGATTCCGATCAAACTCGCGAGTCAAATAATTGCCGTGGTttgatttattaaaagaaaaaaaaagagtaaccTATTAAACAGAAACGACGTCGCTTTCATAAGTCAACGAGAATAATGCTCCCCTGTACATCACACTCTGTCAGCAAAGCTAGATCACCTCTGCGAGACTGCGACAAACTTATAACATTTCTTCAAATTAATTCTCACAAATTCAGCACTACAAATTTCATCGCAATTTAATTCCCCCAATTAATTATCCACagaaaaatgatgaaagagAGAGCTGACTTTGGCAAAAAGTCACATTTCAGATCCTTTTAGAGAAAGGCCATTCCGGTTCTCGGCTAGGCGACAATGTCAGTGGTGAAATTTCTGTGTGTgttggtggcggcggcggcggcagcggagGCGGCGGCAGTGGCCGGGACTGCGCCGTACAGAATCCACACGCTTTTCTCGGTTGAGTGCCAGAATTACTTCGATTGGCAGACGGTGGGCCTCAT
It contains:
- the LOC130992322 gene encoding uncharacterized protein LOC130992322 isoform X1, with protein sequence MMGRTLKSAIRCVQTAAECPRLTKLSLHAPKSVEVEFDNGSAYNLSAEYLRVYSPAVDSKIRSVGGEKVIAGRRDVGIMSAEPVGNYGVRLLFDDLHKTGIFTWDYFYYLGSNKFSLMRNYIGTLKKHGLSRDPRTRK
- the LOC130992322 gene encoding uncharacterized protein LOC130992322 isoform X2 — translated: MMGRTLKSAIRCVQTAAECPRLTKLSLHAPKSVEVEFDNGSAYNLSAEYLRVYSPAVDSKIRSVGGEKVIAGRRDVGIMSAEPVGNYGVRDLHMGLFLLSW